One stretch of Prunus persica cultivar Lovell chromosome G1, Prunus_persica_NCBIv2, whole genome shotgun sequence DNA includes these proteins:
- the LOC18793102 gene encoding MADS-box protein FLOWERING LOCUS C isoform X2, protein MGKKKIAIEKIENKQSRAVTFSRRRNGLFKKAKDFSNLSGSSVAILVISPAGRRYTYASPSFDSVVDQFLSETIDGSSTVTAGSSSFDYVDDQFLPTTNAGSTSVDSMVDQFISTTAASPSVDPTADQIVPIATVGSSTATPSGSFQDTLKALSDVNIEACNDLEELMTLKNNLEQIIRERRG, encoded by the exons atgggaaagaagaagattgctaTTGAGAAGATTGAAAATAAGCAGTCTCGCGCTGTGACTTTTTCAAGGAGAAGGAATGGGCTCTTCAAGAAAGCCAAGGATTTCTCAAATCTCTCCGGCTCATCCGTTGCAATTCTTGTAATCTCTCCAGCGGGCCGCCGTTACACTTATGCCTCTCCTTCCTTTGACTCAGTGGTCGACCAATTCCTCTCCGAAACCATTGATGGCTCTTCCACTGTGACTGCCGGTTCTTCTTCATTTGACTATGTGGATGACCAATTTCTCCCCACCACCAATGCTGGATCAACTTCCGTTGATTCTATGGTGGATCAATTCATCTCCACCACGGCTGC CTCTCCTTCGGTTGACCCCACTGCCGATCAAATCGTGCCCATTGCAACTGTTGGCTCTTCCACCGCCACTCCTTCTGGCTCTTTCCAAGACACATTGAAGGCTTTGTCGGACGTCAACATTGAAGCTTGTAATGATTTGGAAGAGTTGATGACTTTGAAAAATAACTTGGAGCAAATCATCAGAGAGAGACGAGGCTGA
- the LOC18793102 gene encoding MADS-box protein FLOWERING LOCUS C isoform X1 produces MGKKKIAIEKIENKQSRAVTFSRRRNGLFKKAKDFSNLSGSSVAILVISPAGRRYTYASPSFDSVVDQFLSETIDGSSTVTAGSSSFDYVDDQFLPTTNAGSTSVDSMVDQFISTTAASPSYDPVIDEFLSTAIGSPSVDPTADQIVPIATVGSSTATPSGSFQDTLKALSDVNIEACNDLEELMTLKNNLEQIIRERRG; encoded by the coding sequence atgggaaagaagaagattgctaTTGAGAAGATTGAAAATAAGCAGTCTCGCGCTGTGACTTTTTCAAGGAGAAGGAATGGGCTCTTCAAGAAAGCCAAGGATTTCTCAAATCTCTCCGGCTCATCCGTTGCAATTCTTGTAATCTCTCCAGCGGGCCGCCGTTACACTTATGCCTCTCCTTCCTTTGACTCAGTGGTCGACCAATTCCTCTCCGAAACCATTGATGGCTCTTCCACTGTGACTGCCGGTTCTTCTTCATTTGACTATGTGGATGACCAATTTCTCCCCACCACCAATGCTGGATCAACTTCCGTTGATTCTATGGTGGATCAATTCATCTCCACCACGGCTGCCTCACCTTCCTATGACCCTGTGATTGACGAGTTTCTGTCCACCGCTATTGGCTCTCCTTCGGTTGACCCCACTGCCGATCAAATCGTGCCCATTGCAACTGTTGGCTCTTCCACCGCCACTCCTTCTGGCTCTTTCCAAGACACATTGAAGGCTTTGTCGGACGTCAACATTGAAGCTTGTAATGATTTGGAAGAGTTGATGACTTTGAAAAATAACTTGGAGCAAATCATCAGAGAGAGACGAGGCTGA
- the LOC18793102 gene encoding MADS-box protein FLOWERING LOCUS C isoform X3: protein MGKKKIAIEKIENKQSRAVTFSRRRNGLFKKAKDFSNLSGSSVAILVISPAGRRYTYASPSFDSVVDQFLSETIDGSSTVTAGSSSFDYVDDQFLPTTNAGSTSVDSMVDQFISTTAASPSVDPTADQIVPIATVGSSTATPSGSFQDTLKALSDVNIEACNDLEELMTLKNNLEQIIRERRG from the exons atgggaaagaagaagattgctaTTGAGAAGATTGAAAATAAGCAGTCTCGCGCTGTGACTTTTTCAAGGAGAAGGAATGGGCTCTTCAAGAAAGCCAAGGATTTCTCAAATCTCTCCGGCTCATCCGTTGCAATTCTTGTAATCTCTCCAGCGGGCCGCCGTTACACTTATGCCTCTCCTTCCTTTGACTCAGTGGTCGACCAATTCCTCTCCGAAACCATTGATGGCTCTTCCACTGTGACTGCCGGTTCTTCTTCATTTGACTATGTGGATGACCAATTTCTCCCCACCACCAATGCTGGATCAACTTCCGTTGATTCTATGGTGGATCAATTCATCTCCACCACGGCTGCCTC TCCTTCGGTTGACCCCACTGCCGATCAAATCGTGCCCATTGCAACTGTTGGCTCTTCCACCGCCACTCCTTCTGGCTCTTTCCAAGACACATTGAAGGCTTTGTCGGACGTCAACATTGAAGCTTGTAATGATTTGGAAGAGTTGATGACTTTGAAAAATAACTTGGAGCAAATCATCAGAGAGAGACGAGGCTGA
- the LOC18793184 gene encoding pentatricopeptide repeat-containing protein At4g02750: MLTRNLSLRLTRLLCTATAKPFIQNQTATPDNNLKPLNSKISTFMRDGFVEEAQKLFDKMPRRNTVTWNAMIRGYFLNGQFQDAINLFSRMTERDVFSYNTMITGLMQCGDVDGAREVFDRMIYRDVVTWNSMVSGYIRNGMIGEAVHVFDGMPLKDVISWNLVVGGLVNSGEFDLAEKYFKRMNIRDLASWTIMISGFSSAGRVVEARELFDGMLVRDVQAWNAMILGYIENGDVAIAEGLFQKMPERDLESWTLMVNGLVKVQRINDALELFMEMPEKCPKTWNSIIFKLVRNGLTREAHAFLEKNPYKDVVSWTNMIVGYLGIGEVGSAIELFESMLTRDTAAWNATIFGLSENDLGEEGLKLFIRMKESGPSPDKNTFTSVLTICSDLPTLHLGRQTHALTVKAGFDHCVAVSNAMVTMYSRCGNMDFALLEFSCMKSHDVISWNSIICGFAHHGNGEVALEMFEQMRSTDVQPNHITFVGVLSACSHAGLVDQGRYYFHMMRCKYFIEPTTEHYTCVVDLLGRFGLIDEAMSFLDQMRADGFEIPASVWGALLGACRIHKNVEVGEIAGEKVLDIEPGNSGIYLILAEMYLSIGRKEDAGRIWTRMKEKGVKKQPGCSWIEVNNIGHVFLSGDKSHPKFCRIYSVLEILHTEIETEIAKSNAASFQHVKVA, translated from the coding sequence ATGCTCACTCGAAACCTCTCTCTACGACTCACCAGATTACTCTGCACGGCGACCGCAAAACCATTTATACAAAACCAAACTGCAACTCCAGACAACAATCTAAAGCCCCTCAACTCAAAAATATCAACTTTCATGAGGGATGGCTTTGTGGAAGAAGCCCAGAAGCTGTTCGACAAAATGCCTCGTAGAAACACCGTCACGTGGAATGCCATGATTCGCGGCTACTTTCTAAATGGGCAGTTCCAAGATGCGATTAATTTATTTAGTCGGATGACTGAGCGTGATGTTTTCTCGTATAACACCATGATTACCGGGTTGATGCAATGTGGGGATGTGGATGGTGCAAGGGAAGTCTTTGACAGGATGATTTATAGAGATGTTGTCACTTGGAATTCAATGGTTTCCGGGTATATTCGTAATGGGATGATTGGTGAAGCGGTACACGTGTTTGATGGGATGCCATTGAAGGATGTGATTTCATGGAACTTAGTGGTTGGGGGTCTTGTGAATTCTGGAGAGTTTGATTTGGCTGAAAAGTATTTTAAGCGAATGAATATTCGAGATTTGGCTTCTTGGACTATAATGATTTCAGGGTTTTCTAGTGCAGGACGTGTTGTTGAAGCCCGAGAACTCTTTGATGGCATGCTTGTGAGAGATGTTCAGGCTTGGAATGCTATGATCCTTGGGTATATAGAAAACGGGGATGTTGCAATTGCTGAGGGGTTGTTCCAGAAAATGCCCGAGCGGGATTTGGAATCTTGGACTCTAATGGTGAATGGGTTGGTCAAGGTTCAAAGAATTAATGATGCCTTGGAGCTTTTCATGGAGATGCCAGAGAAATGTCCAAAAACCTGGAACTcgattatttttaaattagtaAGAAATGGGCTCACTAGAGAAgctcatgcttttcttgagaAAAACCCTTACAAAGATGTTGTATCATGGACAAATATGATTGTTGGGTATTTGGGAATTGGAGAGGTTGGCAGTGCAATTGAACTCTTTGAATCAATGCTAACTCGAGATACAGCGGCATGGAACGCCACAATATTTGGATTAAGTGAAAATGATCTTGGTGAAGAAGGTTTGAAGCTTTTCATTAGAATGAAAGAATCAGGGCCATCCCCAGACAAAAATACGTTTACTAGTGTTTTGACAATCTGTTCAGACTTACCAACCTTACACCTTGGTAGGCAAACTCATGCACTCACAGTAAAAGCGGGATTTGATCACTGCGTTGCAGTGTCCAATGCTATGGTTACCATGTACTCAAGATGTGGGAAtatggattttgctttattgGAATTCTCTTGCATGAAAAGTCATGATGTCATTTCTTGGAATTCTATAATCTGCGGATTCGCTCACCATGGGAATGGTGAAGTAGCTTTGGAGATGTTCGAACAAATGAGATCAACAGATGTTCAACCCAATCACATAACTTTTGTTGGTGTTCTGTCTGCTTGTAGCCATGCAGGGTTGGTAGACCAAGGCAGATACTACTTTCATATGATGAGATGCAAGTATTTCATTGAACCTACAACTGAGCATTATACATGTGTTGTTGATTTGTTGGGGAGATTTGGACTTATAGATGAGGCAATGAGTTTTTTAGATCAAATGAGAGCAGATGGATTTGAAATTCCTGCAAGTGTCTGGGGGGCATTACTTGGAGCATGTAGAATCCACAAGAATGTTGAGGTGGGTGAGATTGCAGGGGAGAAGGTTTTGGACATAGAGCCCGGTAATTCTggtatatatttgattttggcaGAAATGTATTTAAGTattggaagaaaagaagatgcGGGGAGGATTTGGACAAgaatgaaagagaaaggagTCAAGAAGCAACCTGGGTGCAGTTGGATTGAGGTTAACAACATTGGGCATGTATTTCTTTCAGGGGACAAATCCCACCCCAAATTTTGTAGGATCTATTCTGTATTAGAGATACTGCATACAGAGATCGAGACTGAAATTGCAAAATCAAATGCTGCATCATTTCAGCATGTAAAAGTTGCATAG
- the LOC18791902 gene encoding 28 kDa ribonucleoprotein, chloroplastic, producing MAASAAAAMSSSFSPSIYTVKCLRSSNQMSPLDHLHLKMAPTRMLSSSSLSNPCAIEPLLSINAGSNKFRVLRVSTAVAQEEVAVTDEIEQVASLAEEEQQEEKKAEEQVVSAGDEELGGEAAAEVSGGGDEGEEAVAVNTKLYFGNLPYSVDSAQLAGIIQDYGSPELIEVLYHRDTGKSRGFAFVTMSTAEDCNAVIENLDGREFMGRTLRVNLADKPRPKVPLYPETEFKLFVGNLSWSVTSESLTKAFQEYGNVVGARVLYDGETGRSRGYGFVCYSTKSEMDTALESLDGAELEGRALRVSLAEGKRS from the exons ATGGCTGCCTCTGCAGCTGCAGCCATGAGCTCATCTTTCTCACCCTCTATCTACACCGTCAAATGCCTACGATCATCCAATCAAATGTCCCCACTTGATCATCTCCACCTTAAAATGGCCCCTACCCGAATGctttcatcatcatctctatCAAACCCTTGTGCCATAGAACCCCTACTTTCGATCAATGCCGGTTCGAACAAGTTTCGGGTGCTGAGGGTAAGTACTGCCGTGGCTCAAGAAGAGGTGGCGGTGACTGATGAGATTGAGCAAGTGGCCTCATTGGCTGAGGAGGAGCAgcaggaagaaaagaaagcagaGGAGCAGGTGGTGTCCGCAGGTGATGAAGAGTTGGGAGGAGAAGCGGCAGCTGAAGTTTCAGGTGGAGGAGATGAGGGTGAGGAGGCTGTTGCTGTGAACACAAAGCTTTACTTTGGGAACCTTCCTTATAGCGTTGACAGTGCACAGCTTGCTGGGATAATTCAGGACTATGGAAGTCCAGAGCTGATTGAG GTTCTCTATCATAGGGACACTGGAAAAAGCAGAGGATTCGCATTCGTTACAATGAGCACTGCTGAAGATTGCAATGCTGTCATTGAAAATCTTGATGGGCGT GAATTCATGGGGCGAACCTTGAGGGTGAACTTAGCGGACAAGCCAAGACCGAAAGTACCTCTATATCCTGAAACTGAGTTCAAGCTTTTTGTAGGGAATTTATCCTGGTCAGTCACATCTGAAAGCTTGACGAAAGCTTTTCAAGAATATGGAAATGTGGTTGGAGCCAGGGTGCTATATGATGGGGAGACAGGAAGGTCCCGTGGCTATGGATTTGTATGCTACTCAACGAAGTCAGAGATGGACACTGCCTTAGAATCTCTTGATGGAGCG